A genomic stretch from Ursus arctos isolate Adak ecotype North America unplaced genomic scaffold, UrsArc2.0 scaffold_21, whole genome shotgun sequence includes:
- the ATXN7L3B gene encoding ataxin-7-like protein 3B, whose amino-acid sequence MEEISLANLDTNKLEAIAQEIYVDLIEDSCLGFCFEVHRAVKCGYFYLEFAETGSVKDFGIQPVEDKGACRLPLCSLPGESGNGPDQQLQRSPPEFQ is encoded by the coding sequence ATGGAGGAAATTTCGTTGGCTAACCTGGATACTAACAAGCTAGAGGCCATCGCTCAGGAGATATACGTAGACCTAATAGAGGATTCTTGTTTGGGCTTCTGCTTTGAGGTGCACCGGGCAGTCAAGTGTGGCTACTTCTACCTGGAGTTCGCAGAAACTGGTAGCGTGAAGGATTTTGGCATTCAGCCAGTGGAAGATAAAGGAGCATGCCGCCTCCCGCTTTGCTCCCTTCCTGGAGAATCTGGGAATGGGCCTGATCAGCAGCTGCAACGCTCACCCCCGGAATTCCAGTAG